The Spinacia oleracea cultivar Varoflay chromosome 2, BTI_SOV_V1, whole genome shotgun sequence DNA segment TTTTAAAAAAAACGATGAGAAACaagcttattattatttttatatatgaACATCTAGCAGAAAGTGCAAAAACGGAAGACAAGCTTGTTAGCACATATCAAAATTAAATCTCAAGAAGGCCAGATTTTAAATAACGTAATGGAATGCATTGATATCAAATACCATATAAGTATATAATAATAGTCCAGTTAAACTAAAATGATTATTAAAGCCAACAACTAAATTTGCTACATTACAGATaactttttttccttttattaaTAGAAACCTTACCGATAATTGGCCATACAAATATGGAGACTAAAGATCACCTTGCCATATCCCTTGGGTGGTCTTTCTTTGTTATAAACAATTTCTGGCGTAAAAAGGATTTTCGTGTAAACAGTTCTTTCCACTGGTCTTTCTCCGTTATAAACAATTTCTGGCGTAAAAAGGATTTTCGTGTAAACAATTCTTTCCACTGGTCTTTCTCTCAAAGCTCTCCCACCTTTCTTAATGGGCATTCCAAGTTAGATTCTCGACGCAAGTGTATCAATTTCATTCCCTAGCGAGTTAAGTGCTTACGAGATGAGAAGGGAAAAGAATATAATCTAATGAATATGGAGTACGCCGAAAAAACCTAATTCAGCTCTACGTAAGATTGCCAACGTACGTTTGAGCAACCGACAGGCAGAGTGGCATAccggaaaaaagaaaagaaaggcaGCCACTTCTTTCTTCCGACCACTTTCCCAGGAAAATCCCCATTCTTCTTCATGATGGCATTCACTTATCTTCTAACTTAAGCTAATACTTCACTTAAGAAAGAAGAAGGTTCTGGAAATAATATTAAACCATTCCTTAGGTGCACGCAGACTCCACAAAACTTAAAACTTCCTCCATACCTTTATTTTAAGTGATGTAGTTTTTTTTCCTGATTCAAAGTGTTACACTTATTTTATAGACTAATTCAGAGGGTACCCTCCCAAGATATAGTGAGGATTTGTATCCTGTAACTCAGTTGCCAAAGGTGAATCAATTCCCACTACCTTTTTCTGCTCCTAACCATGGTAAACAAGGATATGACAAGGGACATGACAAAATAAGTGCATCAAACCAAAAAGTTCTAGATATTTATGAATATATTATCAGGCAAGTCATTACCTTTACCGTGTGGAAATAGGCGAACAATATCACGAGTTCTAGTATCCCATACGCGAATTTGTCCATCCTCTGATCCAGAAACCAACGAGAATCCATCAGCACGGAATGCTAGAGAGGTAACAGCCCTACAGCTGACCACAAGTGAAGAACAAGAGAAAGCACACAAGTAAATAAACATCTAGGAGAGTGGTGCCCAAAAAGGACAACAATAGATAAGTAATATACTATATTAAAAGACCATTTGCTAAAACGAAGAGTTTAAGCAATATAAATTGATATGCCAAGTATTCACCATTTCAAATATGAAATGCAACTGTAGATTACAGAAATCCAAATTAgctagaaaataaagaaaaaagcaaATGGGGAAATATTAGCATATCCCGCCTCCAGATATTAATTTAAGTATATTTATTTCTTAGAGTACTAATACTAGTAACAAAAAGAATTAACAAGTTGTGAAGTTATAAATTTTCTATAACAAGGTGAGCTTATGTGATATGAAAAGATATGATCCTGCGGCTCTTGCCTAATGTTATATGAAACACTCCCGCTTTTCTTATTTGTTCTTCCAACTTTGGCTTTGTGGTTAAAGTGAAAAATATTTAAGTTCTTTTTTTCGTTCATATGCATCGTAAAACATTGACATGCTGTAATATTGGTTTTAATGAATATTTCAAAATAGGGTTTTTCTACAttatacccttgtgtttcaatGACATTTTACGTTGTACACAAGCCTTGTAAATTTTCCAACTGTACCGTTGTAGTTGTAAAATTCAATCAACGTTATCCCTATCGCTGACTCAATGTTAACAAGTTCCGTtacttttttcaaaaaatcaaaattattttACGTTAATACTGGGTTAACAACAAAGGTAAGCTTGATTATGATATATGAAAACCTTGGTTTGTTTATAAAGTAACGGAATTTGTTAACATTGGGTTAGCAAACAGGAGAGAGCACACAAGTAAAagggtactccctccgtcccggaatacttgacctgttttccttatcgggccgtcccttaatacttgacctgtttctaaaaatggaaatattctaacaatattatattatttctcactccacccctattaacccacctacccctactccatacaaaaaataattaaaaattcaacccctactctcccccaaccccacctcttaacccacctcccactaactacattaaaataataccccactatcaactactacatattaaattaaataagtcaattcaagtcccttaaactttgtgccggtcaaaccgggtcgagtattccgggacggagggagtaacaaacAAGAATAAGGTTGGTTATATTTTACAATTACATGGGTAAAATATGGACGATTTCAAATGCATGGGTACAACGTAGATTTCAAATGAACACAGGGGTATAAGAAAAACCAAAACATTAACTTCTTATAAGGAGTAAATTTATCTAACACTTAACTAACAAGGAGGGGACAAGGAAATTTTGAGCCCACATGTGCCATATCCATACCTAAATACAAGTGAAACCATAGACCTATGCAGATTAGTAGACCTTGTAAAGACAGAAAAGGGATTTAGCATTGATGCTTTAAAATTTCTCGGAAGTGCAGGTCTTTCTCGAGGTTATACCATAGCATTTACTCTAATAAGAGGCGGATAAAATAATCAAATTTCAACACATTTGAGTTATATAGGCGCTTTATTTGTCCCCTTTGCACGTTTACAATGAAAAGGGGAAACCTTTCTTCACATGTGTATATGGTTGGAATTTCTTGGGAACCCAACACCCAACTAAATCCATCCCTTCTTCTCAGAGTCAGTAACTCAGTTATAAGTCTTATTTTGATTGGATTAGTTAGTGTTAGACCCAGAGTTTCCAAACACTTTCTCAAGTCTCTTCAGGCTGTTTATATAATTATTTAATGTCCAGTGTAAACCACAATTACTCGCAAGGGTGATAAAGTCAGTCTACATGTTTATACAATTAATCTACATGCATTGAATATTCCTCTTGATGTTTAAGTAAAAACACCACAAAGTGAAGGGAGCTGGAGTACTTTACAAAGAATGGGGTCAAAAGCCAGGGAATAGAGACTAAAGCAAGGTCCACTAGTTAGACAATAAGACTCCAAACAACAAACAAGCTCAACTTGTATCTACGCCTGTACGGAGTATTAGACAGAATTCTGTTTTTATTGTTCGAAATATAAGatattataataaatacatAAACCTTCGGAAGATTGTTTCTCTAATGGAGAACTTATCCTCAAGTCTCAAGGTATTTGCACTGTTCATAGAGTACAAAATAACATTACAATAAAAATAGAAGATGACAAACACAAAGCCCATAAATTAGAAACAGTTAGCTAGCAAATGATACTTTGTATTCACCCCCGGTGAGCAAAGAATGCCCCACATTCTATGCTTGTCAACCACATTTGATGTTGTTAGGGTGAATTTATCCCTCATACTACCTCAACCTTCGGGACTACAGACCCTGCCACATTATCTTCTCCACTAACTTTTACCTACTTTTTCATTAAGACTCACACAAGATTCTCCCTGTTTTTACACATTATCCTCAGACTCGCCTAATCTCCtgaaataatattttatgattatATATCTATTTTTTTGTAcattttctaaataatattgaaatgatatttttttaCATACAATAAAGTAATTTATAATTcggaaaaaatgaaaaaaaaaaaaaaaacttaaacgtTAATTTATAAATTGGCATATTTTCCGTACAAATTAGAAACAATAATACAAGACAATAAATTAAAAGATCTAGAACATGAATACATAAAGAAGCAATAATTTAGTTAGCGGCTCCTCCAAAACGTGACCAAACGTGTTCCATCAAGTCATGTTGAACTTGATGACATTGAGTTCGATTACGAATTCGAAAGTGCAGCAAAAATAATATAGTCGTTGAAGTGCagctaaaataaataaaaatatagttaactttttctttcttttagggggcaaaaaaataattaagtttGATGATGTGACATGATTTGATTTGGTGGGAgaaaaagtggagtcttgagtGAGTATGGAATTTTCAAACTCACCTCTAAACTTGGTGTAGTCTTTTATCACATTATCCCAAAAGTCTGGACttgggataaactcacccttagTTATTAAACAAACTTCACATAGTGAAGCACCACTCTCAAGATTTGTACATACTACATACATGGTGAATACATCAGAATGacttattcaaaaaaaataaagaatgtGTATAATAATAGGTATCAGACCTTGAGTTAGCTATAAAGCCAATGATATGCTTCCCATAGTCAGTACTACTGCTCGTAGTTAAAGCATTAAGTGCAGCTATGTATATTTTGCCATCTCTACCGCCAGCATAAAAAGCATACTCTCCCACATCAATGGCAATTGCATCAATAACAGACGGGAATATAATGTTCCGCAGCAATCTTCCTGTTGCCAAGCTCCACACCTACAAATGGAAAGACTCCACTTTTTCTTAGATCATTACTTATCTTACTTCTttccattttcttttttaaCATGTTATCATTGATGTCGGACAAAATATATCTAACCTTACAAGTTTGATCTTCAGAAGCAGAAATAATGACAGCATTAGATCCACCATGACCTGATTTGACATCTGTAACACGTAGAGTATGCTCCCGAAAATTATGTACATGGTCATGCCTCGCTTCCTTTCTTCTAGCATCGTCAAACATCCTGAAACCCACAAGAAAATGGGTAGCACTACTATCATCCTCAAGAACAGATCAATCCAACCAGAACAGTCACATATAAATTCGAAAACTTAAACTACGAGCAATTTCAGACAGTACATGAAGAGCGACCAAACTTTAACACGTCCATCTTCTGCACCAGATATTAGCAGGGATTCATCATCGGATAATGTCAAACATGAAACTGCCCCATAATGCGCACGCCATTTCTTGAGCAATCTACCAGTAAAAACCTAATTCACATACACAGAGAAAACAACAAAACGAATGTTTAATAAGTTGGCCAATACAGCCTAACTAATAAAGTTGCACCATCTGATTTAATTGGTGTCAATTAATTAAGCTACCACAGTCCTCCAGATTCAAATGTTAAAAAGTAAAAAGCTATATGCAACCCTATGTGTTAATATGAAAGTTAGAAACATCAATAACGCCGATTAACACGTAATTTTGTCATGAATTCATAAAACAACAATATATTCGGGAAAATTAGCTCTTATGACTGCATATAGCAAAACCGTAATTAAAACATAACAGAAATCCTGACAAGTTCCACAAAATCTCTATTCCTCATAAAAAAGTACTTCAAAACTCGAAAACCCCATTAtgaaaaaaatagaaacatCAGAAATATCAATAACACTGATTGACATGTGATTTTGTCATGAATTCATAAAATAACACTATCTTCGGAAGTATTAGCTAGTTACAACTCTTATAACAAAACTGTATTTAAAAACATAAACAATCCTTACAAAATTTAACAAAAGCTGCATTTGTCATACAAAATTACTTCAAAACACGAAAACTCCCACCCAAAAAGTTAGAAACATCAGAAAAACTATGGATGAAAAACCTACCTCCCAAACAAAAATATCGCCTGAAACGCCGCCACCAATTAGGTATGTACCTTCGCGATTCGACACCAAGGGTTTAATTGGCTCTGCCGGAAAACTCCTCACTTCCGGCTGAGGCTGCACAGTTCAAACAATTCAATTAGCAATTTAATAACTCGAAGGTGTCACATTTGAAGTAAATCAATTGAATTAAGTAAGAAGAGAGGGAAAACCTTGTTCCATGACCAGTAATGAATGAGGCCGGAAGTGGAGGACTCCCGGAGCTGAGAGGAGGCTAGGAAACGGCCGCCAACGGAAACGAGGCCGTGAGGAGGGGACAAGCATGTTTTGTAAGACGACGGCGCCCCCTCCTTACGGTATTTCTCGGGGATAACATCTAAGTCAAAGCGACCTACGCCGCCGTCCATGGAGGACGACGCCAAAATGACCTCCTCCATTTTTGAGTGACGAAGAGGTTTTCGAAGAGGGTTTTAGGTTGGACCGGGTGTTTTTACCAAACGGTTCTCTTTACGGCTTCACCTTATTCATATAAAAGTCTCGACTCTCGAGTAGAGGTTAGCAAATAAAACCATTATACGTAGTAACAACTTATCTGAATGTTACGAATTACGATCCGAACGTTTAGTGCTCTAAAAGGCAATTTCGCGCTAGCTCGATGCAGTAGAACACTTGCGGTTGTACTTCAGGATTAACACGACACCAGGATCGTGTGCACTCACAAGTCTCGATTGGAGACCATAATATTTGCCCAGAAGATGAGAGAATTTGAGAGAGTATGAGATTTCAGTTTTGTAGAATTGTGTTTATGAAAAAACGGACCCTTATAGCAAGAATTAACTAAACCGATGGCGACCAAAAATAATATACGGGCTCACAAAACCCACCTCACGcatagggatgtcagtggggcggatTATATGGGAGACCCGCCCCACATCCTCCCCAAATAGGCGGGGATGGGGGAAGGTTTGGTGGGTGATGGGACGGGGGTGGGTAAAGTCGTatccgccatgggtgatggggcgggtgtggattttatGTTGGACCCGCCCCATTCCcgtccgccccgccccatttcATATTCGTCAACCTGACCCGGGTatatggatttagttattggaaacctagtagaattctaactccgttatttccaccctataaatatgtggttcatgatcacaatttataatgcaattcaataagtattcacatacattaagttcaagagagaatttaataatttgcctaaaattaataatcactagtagaaaaaacccctgttgcagcccccttgttgcagcgtacatgtataaatacgcttcaacaaccagtcggtcaacgcgggtcaaaccctttaaagggttatcgcagcgtacattttagttgttcgcagcaaatgtgtttgttgcagcgtacaaaataaaagcccgcagcaacaacccgactttgttgcagcgtacatgttattgcccgctgcaacaagtccgcgtttcaaaaaaatttacTTTCCTATGCAACAAACCGCGCTCAAACGAGCGGGCTCAAACGTACGTTGTTCTTTCTCTGCTCCAAGatttttcccttaaacaaatatccaaacaaaccgtcgaactcagccgtcgaactcagccctgcgtcgccgtcgaactcagccctacgtcgccgtcgaacccaagcgttgctcagccctgcgtcgctgtcttcgccggtgtgtggtgttctagcctcatctcccccatcccgttcaattctcgcgcggcctgtcactgaaaggttatattcttggtcggccgggggttcagcatttccccgtcgcgtcgtggttccggtggttgctcggcgtcgtggttccggtggttttgctatggtgtgttcaatttttattttcgttttttattttcgttttcagattagggttcaattttagtttttgattttcgttttgattattgtttttgattttcgtttttgattttcgttttgattttcgttttgattttcgtttttgatttttgttttgattttcgttttgattttcgttttgattttcgtttaaGGGAAAAAGCTCTGAGCTTCTTAGTGTAATCCTTTTCTCTATCCTTCAATTTAATTACcattatgttttattattaGGTTTAATTTAGGGTATTCCTAATATGATCGATTTCTGCttctatttttataaatttgcttCAATTCATCATGTTGAATCGCATGTTTGACGCTCTAATTAAGCTAAAATCCATCTTGCTAATAATTTATGGTCTGTAAATATGACTATATTGGTTATTTGGGGATTACCCTTGAACATTTGTTTGCAATAGATGT contains these protein-coding regions:
- the LOC110804201 gene encoding protein ROOT INITIATION DEFECTIVE 3 is translated as MEEVILASSSMDGGVGRFDLDVIPEKYRKEGAPSSYKTCLSPPHGLVSVGGRFLASSQLRESSTSGLIHYWSWNKPQPEVRSFPAEPIKPLVSNREGTYLIGGGVSGDIFVWEVFTGRLLKKWRAHYGAVSCLTLSDDESLLISGAEDGRVKVWSLFMMFDDARRKEARHDHVHNFREHTLRVTDVKSGHGGSNAVIISASEDQTCKVWSLATGRLLRNIIFPSVIDAIAIDVGEYAFYAGGRDGKIYIAALNALTTSSSTDYGKHIIGFIANSSCRAVTSLAFRADGFSLVSGSEDGQIRVWDTRTRDIVRLFPHGKGPVTNILITRSPERELKSQASLGKRTSLPPPLEKYANSSDEPVGTKAFIGCDSSSNQAGGSCLIEHVMNNQIKEFQQQGSTTAAEMEVERLKLECMTAKQMVQQWKNMYDHLHQFCVDELVDDSQAKHIKINSA